From a single Sinorhizobium sp. RAC02 genomic region:
- the rplI gene encoding 50S ribosomal protein L9: protein MNVILLERIAKLGQMGEIVKVRDGFARNYLLPLGKALRANEANKKRFESERSTLEARNLERKSEAQSVAEKLDGKTFVIVRSAGETGQLYGSVAARDIIEALSSEGFNVGRNQVELNTPIKAIGLHKVVLHLHAEVEISIVVNVARSADEAERQTKGESLTSADAIYGVDEDALKPEDFFDPEAEGEDEDA from the coding sequence ATGAACGTCATTCTCCTCGAACGCATCGCCAAGCTCGGCCAGATGGGCGAAATCGTCAAGGTTCGCGACGGCTTTGCCCGTAACTACCTGCTGCCGCTCGGCAAGGCGCTGCGCGCCAACGAAGCCAACAAGAAGCGCTTCGAATCCGAGCGTTCGACGCTCGAAGCCCGCAACCTCGAGCGCAAGTCGGAAGCCCAGTCGGTTGCCGAAAAGCTCGACGGCAAGACCTTCGTCATCGTCCGCTCCGCCGGCGAAACCGGCCAGCTCTACGGTTCGGTCGCCGCCCGCGACATCATCGAGGCGCTGTCTTCGGAAGGCTTCAACGTCGGCCGCAACCAGGTCGAACTCAACACGCCGATCAAGGCCATTGGCCTGCACAAGGTCGTGCTGCACCTGCATGCCGAAGTCGAGATCAGCATCGTCGTCAACGTTGCCCGCTCCGCCGATGAAGCCGAGCGCCAGACGAAGGGCGAAAGCCTGACGTCGGCCGACGCCATCTACGGCGTTGACGAAGACGCCCTGAAGCCGGAAGACTTCTTCGATCCGGAAGCTGAAGGCGAAGACGAAGACGCCTGA
- a CDS encoding DUF2232 domain-containing protein — protein sequence MKTLTPTSIATGLIAGVTAALLSLSANAQSSFAIVLYAASALPILIAGLGWGNASALIAVVAGGAVASALVSSYFALMIVIITLIPAGWLSNLANLARPASELGGPEGALAWYPLSNILVHLALMVTLGMIAVGAIVGYDSAMASQLVDIVIQTLKAQEPLYNPDAASIAQMKTIFALALPLVQGALWVFLLFAAYYIASFIVRLSGKGLRPREDMPSTLRMHRNAIFIFLAGLVSTFMGGVPAIIGALVCGTFGAGFVLAGFASLHFRTRGKPWRLFALWFAYLSVLLLTIPIFAILILGMMDTRRTIALTPASPAEKKNQNT from the coding sequence GTGAAGACCTTGACGCCGACATCGATTGCGACCGGCCTGATTGCCGGTGTGACCGCCGCTCTGCTTTCGCTGAGCGCGAACGCACAGTCGTCGTTTGCAATCGTGCTTTACGCTGCGTCCGCGCTTCCCATTCTCATTGCAGGCCTCGGCTGGGGCAATGCCAGCGCGCTGATTGCCGTCGTTGCCGGTGGCGCTGTCGCGTCCGCTCTGGTCTCCTCCTATTTCGCGCTGATGATCGTCATCATCACGCTCATTCCGGCCGGCTGGCTCAGCAATCTGGCCAACCTCGCGCGCCCCGCCTCCGAACTCGGCGGCCCGGAAGGCGCGCTCGCCTGGTACCCGCTGTCCAACATTCTCGTCCATCTCGCGCTTATGGTGACGCTCGGCATGATCGCGGTCGGCGCGATCGTCGGCTACGACAGCGCGATGGCCAGCCAGCTCGTCGATATCGTCATCCAGACGCTGAAGGCGCAGGAGCCGCTCTACAATCCGGATGCGGCGTCGATCGCGCAGATGAAGACCATTTTTGCGCTGGCGCTGCCACTCGTGCAGGGCGCGCTCTGGGTGTTCCTGCTGTTTGCCGCCTACTACATTGCAAGCTTCATCGTCCGCCTGTCGGGCAAGGGTCTTCGCCCGCGCGAGGACATGCCGTCGACGCTGCGCATGCACCGCAATGCGATCTTCATCTTCCTCGCCGGTCTCGTCAGCACCTTCATGGGTGGCGTGCCGGCGATCATCGGCGCGCTCGTCTGCGGCACCTTCGGGGCCGGTTTCGTGCTTGCCGGCTTCGCGAGCCTGCATTTCAGGACGCGCGGCAAGCCGTGGCGGCTTTTTGCCCTGTGGTTCGCCTATCTCTCGGTATTGCTTCTCACGATACCGATTTTCGCCATCCTCATCCTGGGCATGATGGACACGCGGCGCACGATCGCGCTGACGCCCGCCAGCCCGGCCGAGAAGAAAAACCAGAATACCTGA
- the rpsF gene encoding 30S ribosomal protein S6, producing MALYEHVFLARQDVSAQQVDALVEQYKGVIESLGGKVGRIENWGLKSLTYRIKKNRKAHYALMDIDAPAAAIHEMERQMRINEDVLRYMTIAVEAHEEGPSAMMQKRDRDDRPRRDGDDRGPRRDFGDRGPRRDFGDRPPRRDGDRPAREDRA from the coding sequence ATGGCTCTCTACGAACATGTATTCCTGGCCCGCCAGGACGTGTCCGCCCAGCAGGTCGACGCTCTCGTCGAACAGTACAAGGGTGTGATCGAATCGCTCGGCGGCAAGGTCGGCCGTATCGAAAACTGGGGCCTCAAGTCCCTGACCTACCGCATCAAGAAGAACCGCAAGGCGCATTATGCCCTGATGGACATCGATGCCCCGGCTGCTGCCATCCACGAGATGGAACGCCAGATGCGCATCAACGAAGACGTTCTTCGTTACATGACCATCGCTGTCGAAGCCCACGAAGAAGGCCCGTCGGCAATGATGCAGAAGCGCGACCGTGACGACCGTCCGCGTCGTGATGGCGACGACCGCGGCCCGCGCCGCGATTTCGGCGATCGTGGCCCGCGCCGCGACTTCGGCGATCGTCCGCCGCGCCGTGACGGCGACCGCCCGGCCCGCGAAGACCGCGCGTAA
- the rpsR gene encoding 30S ribosomal protein S18, with product MADTSSAPARRPFHRRRKTCPFSGANAPKIDYKDVRLLSRYISERGKIVPSRITAVSQKKQRELAKAIKRARFLGLLPYVVA from the coding sequence ATGGCTGATACTTCCTCCGCTCCGGCACGCCGTCCGTTCCACCGCCGCCGCAAGACCTGCCCCTTCTCGGGCGCAAACGCTCCGAAGATCGACTACAAGGATGTCCGTCTTCTGTCGCGTTACATCTCCGAGCGCGGCAAGATCGTTCCGTCCCGCATCACGGCCGTTTCCCAGAAGAAGCAGCGCGAACTCGCCAAGGCGATCAAGCGCGCCCGCTTCCTCGGCCTGCTGCCCTACGTCGTAGCGTAA
- a CDS encoding cyclopropane-fatty-acyl-phospholipid synthase family protein yields the protein MKFIVQALVSRLVETGNLKITYPDGSIQAFGDGTGNPIHMRLNTRKAVWGIAFDPAYYLGHHYGTGDIDIIEGDMYGLLKTVFTGNPDFKYYDSRWNHLLERVRYLFRWAREQNSVMRSRRNVQHHYDLTGALYDLFLDRDRQYSCAYFEQPDQTLDEAQLAKKRHIAAKLNINRPGQSVLDIGSGWGGMALYLARQLGAKVTGVTLSDEQHALSVKRANEAGLSDAVKFLLQDYRNTEGPFDRIVSVGMFEHVGRPNYLTFFKKSASLLKRDGVMLLHTIGRTDQPSANNPFIEKYIFPGGYIPALSEVMQAVEKSGLAVTDVEILRLHYAETLRHWRERFMARREEAKALYDEKFCRVWEFYLAASESAFRWQNLVVFQLQLAHDQEAVPLTREYIGRGEDCLKAHEGNPKGDRRGARQFPQEASL from the coding sequence ATGAAGTTCATTGTACAGGCTCTCGTTTCCCGCCTCGTCGAGACCGGAAATCTGAAGATCACCTACCCGGACGGATCCATCCAGGCTTTTGGCGATGGCACCGGCAATCCCATCCACATGCGTCTCAACACCCGCAAAGCGGTCTGGGGTATCGCATTCGATCCCGCCTACTATCTCGGGCATCATTACGGCACCGGCGATATCGATATCATCGAGGGCGACATGTACGGCCTCTTGAAAACCGTCTTCACCGGCAACCCGGATTTCAAATACTACGATTCCCGTTGGAACCACCTTCTCGAGCGGGTGCGCTATCTCTTCCGCTGGGCGCGCGAACAGAACAGCGTCATGCGTTCGCGCCGGAACGTACAGCACCACTATGATCTCACCGGCGCCCTCTACGATCTCTTCCTCGATCGGGACCGCCAGTATTCCTGCGCCTATTTCGAGCAGCCGGACCAGACGCTGGACGAGGCACAGCTTGCCAAGAAGCGGCACATCGCCGCCAAGCTCAACATCAATCGGCCGGGCCAAAGCGTGCTCGACATCGGCAGCGGCTGGGGCGGCATGGCGCTCTATCTTGCGCGCCAGCTCGGCGCCAAGGTGACGGGCGTAACGCTCTCCGACGAACAACACGCGCTTTCCGTAAAGCGGGCGAACGAGGCCGGCCTTTCCGATGCGGTGAAATTCCTGCTGCAGGACTATCGCAACACGGAAGGCCCGTTCGACCGTATCGTCTCGGTCGGCATGTTCGAGCATGTCGGCCGGCCGAACTACCTCACCTTCTTCAAGAAGAGCGCGTCGCTCTTGAAACGCGACGGCGTGATGTTGCTGCACACGATCGGCCGCACCGACCAGCCCTCGGCCAACAACCCGTTCATCGAGAAATACATCTTTCCCGGTGGCTACATCCCTGCCCTTTCCGAGGTTATGCAGGCGGTCGAAAAGAGCGGACTTGCGGTAACGGACGTGGAGATCCTGCGGCTGCACTATGCCGAGACGCTGCGCCACTGGCGCGAACGTTTCATGGCAAGGCGCGAGGAGGCCAAGGCGCTGTACGATGAAAAATTCTGCCGGGTCTGGGAGTTCTACCTCGCCGCATCCGAAAGCGCCTTCCGCTGGCAGAACCTCGTCGTCTTCCAGCTCCAGCTCGCACATGATCAGGAGGCCGTGCCGCTGACGCGCGAATATATCGGGCGCGGCGAGGATTGCCTCAAGGCGCATGAGGGCAACCCGAAGGGCGATCGGCGTGGCGCGCGCCAGTTCCCGCAGGAGGCGTCGCTGTGA